Proteins from a genomic interval of Desulfovulcanus ferrireducens:
- a CDS encoding ABC transporter permease subunit, whose amino-acid sequence MSGLKKSILVSLWFMFLTFPIMVIRVDTIEGIVQWRWKNLLFVGVGSFFLSFLWRYLLERKEKGAKKKEMGQAELSLVQKIVSEPRYSRPVYFLFLIFILVFPLIFSTYQTNIMISALIYVLLGLGLNIVVGLAGLLDLGYVAFYAVGAYSYALLNYHYGLGFWTVLPIGGFLAAIFGIILGFPVLRLRGDYLAIVTLGFGEIIRLVLENWDEFSFGPSGIANIPRPGFFGIDLDVQSATIYIYYLMVIMALITIFVVNRLQNSRLGRAWLALREDEIACQAMGIDKIKTKLTAFALGATWAGFGGVIFAAKTTFINPASFTFLESAIILSIVVLGGMGSIVGVILAAFIMILLPEYLRAFSDYRMLIFGASMVLMMVFRPQGLIANVRRKYEYNTKSRLDAASKNSTT is encoded by the coding sequence ATGTCAGGCTTAAAAAAATCCATTCTTGTTTCTTTATGGTTTATGTTTCTTACTTTTCCCATCATGGTGATTCGGGTGGATACTATTGAGGGTATTGTCCAATGGAGGTGGAAGAACCTGCTCTTCGTGGGAGTGGGAAGTTTTTTTCTTTCTTTTTTGTGGCGCTACCTTCTAGAGAGAAAAGAGAAGGGCGCAAAGAAAAAAGAAATGGGCCAGGCAGAGCTTAGCTTGGTGCAAAAAATAGTATCTGAACCTCGCTACAGTCGGCCCGTTTATTTTTTGTTTTTAATTTTTATCCTGGTTTTTCCTCTGATTTTTTCTACTTACCAGACCAATATAATGATCTCGGCTTTGATCTACGTTCTATTAGGCCTGGGTCTAAATATTGTTGTTGGTCTGGCCGGACTTTTAGACTTGGGATATGTGGCCTTTTATGCTGTTGGGGCTTATTCTTATGCCTTATTAAACTATCATTACGGGTTAGGTTTTTGGACAGTCTTACCCATCGGTGGTTTTTTAGCTGCTATTTTCGGTATTATATTGGGTTTTCCTGTCTTAAGGCTACGTGGTGATTACCTGGCCATTGTCACACTGGGCTTTGGAGAAATCATCAGGCTGGTCTTGGAGAACTGGGATGAATTTTCTTTTGGCCCCAGTGGAATAGCCAATATTCCCAGACCTGGTTTTTTTGGCATTGATTTAGATGTTCAGTCGGCTACTATTTATATTTATTATTTAATGGTTATTATGGCTTTGATAACCATATTTGTGGTCAACCGGCTGCAAAACTCCAGACTGGGTCGGGCCTGGCTAGCATTAAGAGAAGATGAAATTGCATGTCAGGCTATGGGTATTGATAAGATAAAAACTAAACTCACCGCGTTTGCCTTAGGCGCAACCTGGGCGGGTTTTGGAGGCGTAATATTTGCTGCCAAGACAACCTTTATCAATCCAGCCAGTTTTACTTTTCTTGAGTCGGCCATAATTTTGTCCATTGTCGTTCTTGGTGGCATGGGATCTATTGTTGGGGTTATTTTAGCCGCATTTATTATGATTCTTCTACCAGAATATTTACGTGCCTTTTCAGATTATCGGATGCTGATATTTGGTGCCTCAATGGTCTTGATGATGGTTTTTAGGCCGCAGGGACTTATTGCCAATGTGCGGCGTAAATATGAGTATAATACTAAAAGTCGATTGGACGCCGCTTCAAAAAACAGCACGACCTAA
- a CDS encoding ABC transporter ATP-binding protein encodes MQPILDVQGMSMDFGGLRALNSVDLQVHPDEIVALIGPNGAGKTTFFNCITGIYEPTEGDIYLLTKGNKRKRINGYKPNKVTELGMARTFQNIRLFPNMTVLENVMIGRHCRTKSWILGAIFRGKSTKQEEQETIDFSYNLLEKVGLEKYVNEVAMNLPYGAQRRLEIARALATEPILLLLDEPAAGMNPQETAELKDLIQQIRDEENIAILLIEHDMKLVMNISDVVYVMEYGRMLAKGRPEEIKENPQVIKAYLGEDHDA; translated from the coding sequence ATGCAGCCAATACTAGATGTTCAAGGAATGAGTATGGATTTTGGGGGCTTACGGGCTCTTAACAGTGTGGACCTGCAGGTCCATCCAGATGAGATAGTTGCGTTAATCGGCCCTAATGGGGCGGGGAAAACTACATTTTTTAATTGTATTACAGGAATTTATGAGCCCACTGAAGGAGATATTTATCTTCTGACCAAGGGTAATAAGAGGAAGAGAATTAATGGCTATAAGCCCAATAAAGTTACAGAGTTGGGCATGGCCAGAACTTTTCAGAACATCCGTCTTTTTCCCAATATGACTGTTCTGGAAAATGTAATGATTGGCAGACATTGTCGAACAAAGTCCTGGATTTTAGGAGCCATATTTCGTGGAAAGTCAACAAAGCAGGAAGAGCAGGAGACTATTGATTTCAGTTATAATCTCCTGGAAAAAGTTGGATTGGAAAAATATGTAAATGAAGTGGCCATGAATTTACCCTATGGCGCACAAAGACGCTTAGAGATTGCTCGAGCTTTGGCCACCGAACCAATACTTCTTCTGCTGGATGAGCCTGCTGCTGGAATGAACCCTCAGGAAACAGCAGAGCTAAAAGATCTTATCCAGCAAATAAGAGATGAGGAAAACATTGCCATCTTGTTAATAGAACATGATATGAAGTTAGTCATGAATATTTCCGATGTTGTTTATGTAATGGAGTATGGTCGCATGCTAGCTAAAGGTAGGCCGGAGGAGATCAAGGAAAACCCCCAGGTGATCAAGGCTTATCTTGGGGAGGATCATGATGCTTAA
- a CDS encoding ABC transporter ATP-binding protein: protein MLKLRNINTFYGNIQALHDVSLEVKQGEIITLIGANGAGKTTTLMSICGVVPPRSGEIIFEGRPIHNMSTDQIVALGIVQVPEGRLIFPYMTVMENLDMGAYLRKDKDGIKKDLEYIFELFPILAQRRNQQGGTLSGGEQQMLAISRALMARPRLLLLDEPSLGLAPLVIKQIFEIIKKINRESNTTIFLVEQNAHQALKIAHRGYVMENGRITLEDSASNLLDNEEVKKAYLGL from the coding sequence ATGCTTAAGTTAAGAAATATAAACACATTTTACGGTAATATCCAGGCCTTGCATGATGTTTCCCTTGAAGTGAAACAAGGTGAAATCATTACTTTGATAGGGGCCAATGGTGCCGGAAAAACAACCACATTAATGTCTATTTGTGGAGTAGTTCCTCCCAGGTCCGGAGAAATAATCTTTGAAGGCAGGCCAATACATAATATGTCCACAGATCAGATAGTTGCCCTAGGTATTGTTCAAGTTCCAGAGGGGCGGCTTATTTTTCCATATATGACTGTAATGGAAAACTTGGACATGGGAGCTTATTTAAGAAAAGATAAAGATGGGATCAAAAAAGACCTGGAATATATATTTGAACTTTTCCCTATTTTGGCCCAGAGAAGAAATCAGCAAGGTGGCACGTTAAGTGGTGGAGAGCAGCAGATGTTGGCGATTTCCAGGGCTTTAATGGCCAGGCCAAGGCTTTTGCTTTTGGATGAACCTTCCCTGGGACTGGCTCCTTTGGTTATAAAACAAATTTTTGAAATAATTAAAAAGATTAATAGAGAGAGTAATACGACAATCTTTTTGGTGGAGCAAAATGCCCATCAGGCCTTGAAGATAGCTCATCGTGGCTATGTCATGGAAAATGGGCGTATTACTCTGGAGGATTCAGCCTCAAATTTACTAGACAACGAAGAAGTTAAAAAGGCCTATTTAGGTCTCTAG
- the guaB gene encoding IMP dehydrogenase: MEKITGPGLTFDDVLLLPNYSEVLPDQVDLQTKLTPGIVLNIPLISAAMDTVTESRMAISMARAGGVGVIHKNMSIERQKLEVEKVKKSESGMIIDPVTVSPEDNVGYVLKLMSEYRISGLPVVEDDQLRGIVTNRDVRFVQDMATKVKEVMTSENLVTVPVGTTLEEAKKILQKNKIEKLLVVDKDNKLKGLITIKDIEKIRKYPNACKDEIGRLRVGAAVGVGPDRDARVEALIKAGADFIVLDSAHGHSKNIIRSVEAIRKNFPKCNLVAGNVATYEGARALIKAGADTIKVGIGPGSICTTRVVAGVGVPQVTAIMEAVKACREADCCLIADGGVKFSGDIVKAIAAGADSVMMGSMLAGTEESPGETVLYQGRTYKIYRGMGSIDAMKEGSSDRYFQDKAHKLVPEGIVGRVPFKGPVSETIYQLIGGLRAGMGYVGCASVKELQEKGRFVRITLAGLRESHVHDVIITKEAPNYRIEDY; this comes from the coding sequence ATGGAAAAGATAACAGGTCCCGGTTTAACTTTTGATGACGTACTTTTACTTCCTAATTATTCAGAAGTTCTGCCCGATCAGGTAGACTTGCAGACAAAGCTTACTCCGGGAATCGTTTTAAATATACCATTGATTAGTGCAGCCATGGATACAGTCACGGAATCCAGAATGGCTATTTCCATGGCCAGGGCTGGAGGTGTTGGAGTCATTCACAAAAATATGTCCATTGAGCGACAGAAGCTTGAGGTGGAGAAGGTAAAAAAATCTGAAAGTGGTATGATAATAGATCCCGTGACGGTTTCTCCTGAAGATAATGTAGGATATGTGCTCAAGCTGATGTCTGAATACCGTATCTCCGGTCTTCCCGTGGTCGAGGATGATCAATTGCGAGGGATTGTGACCAACAGGGATGTGCGTTTTGTTCAGGACATGGCTACCAAGGTTAAAGAAGTTATGACCAGCGAGAACCTAGTCACAGTGCCTGTTGGAACTACCTTAGAAGAAGCCAAGAAAATTTTGCAGAAAAATAAGATTGAAAAGCTGTTGGTGGTTGACAAAGATAATAAATTGAAGGGGTTAATTACGATAAAAGACATTGAGAAGATAAGAAAATATCCTAATGCATGCAAGGATGAAATTGGTCGTTTGAGAGTTGGTGCCGCAGTTGGCGTAGGCCCTGATCGAGACGCTCGTGTGGAGGCCCTGATAAAGGCAGGCGCTGATTTTATTGTTCTCGATTCTGCGCATGGACACTCAAAAAATATTATACGATCTGTTGAAGCAATAAGAAAAAATTTCCCCAAGTGTAATCTAGTAGCTGGCAATGTTGCTACATATGAAGGTGCTAGAGCCTTGATTAAGGCGGGGGCGGATACAATTAAGGTGGGTATAGGTCCAGGCTCCATATGTACTACCAGAGTAGTAGCCGGTGTGGGTGTGCCTCAGGTTACAGCTATCATGGAGGCTGTCAAGGCTTGCCGTGAGGCTGACTGTTGTTTGATTGCAGATGGCGGAGTTAAGTTCTCTGGAGATATAGTTAAGGCAATTGCTGCAGGTGCTGACTCTGTTATGATGGGCAGTATGTTAGCCGGTACTGAGGAAAGCCCAGGAGAAACAGTGTTATACCAGGGACGAACTTACAAGATTTATAGAGGCATGGGCTCAATTGATGCCATGAAAGAAGGAAGTTCGGATCGTTATTTTCAGGACAAGGCTCATAAACTTGTGCCCGAAGGAATTGTAGGGCGGGTTCCCTTTAAAGGGCCAGTCAGTGAGACTATTTACCAGCTTATTGGTGGCTTGCGTGCCGGAATGGGATATGTTGGCTGTGCAAGTGTTAAGGAACTGCAAGAAAAGGGGAGATTTGTGCGCATTACTCTAGCAGGGTTAAGAGAGAGTCATGTTCATGACGTTATTATCACCAAAGAGGCCCCAAACTATAGAATTGAAGATTATTAG
- the guaA gene encoding glutamine-hydrolyzing GMP synthase, producing the protein MHIEDKVIILDFGSQYTQLIARRIREAGVYSEIHPCTIDIDELKSLSPKAIILSGGPASVCELDAPKIDPEVFEWGLPILGICYGMQLIAHMFKGEVTPAKDREYGRSELEIISDSPLWEGVEVKDKLTVWMSHGDTVLSPPPGFEILAKTESIDVAAIGNAQKNIYALQFHPEVAHTEQGDRIINNFLFKIAGLKPTWSMSSFIDSTIKSLREQIGDDHVVCALSGGIDSTVVAVLLNKAIGKRLHCIFVDNGVLRLNEGEEVVSYLREHFDLNLKYVQAQDLFLGRLKGVEDPEEKRKIIGYTFIEVFEKEAKAIPGVKWLAQGTLYPDVIESVSFRGPSAVIKSHHNVGGLPEKMQLKLVEPLRELFKDEVRKVAVELGLPDFIVWRHPFPGPGLAIRIIGEVTPEKLDILRQADKIVQSELKASDWYRKVWQGFAVLLPLKTVGVMGDERTYEHVIALRVVDSIDAMTADWSRLPSELLARISNRIINEVKGVNRVVYDISSKPPSTIEWE; encoded by the coding sequence ATGCATATTGAAGATAAAGTAATTATTCTTGATTTTGGGTCCCAGTATACCCAATTAATAGCCAGGAGGATCAGGGAAGCTGGTGTTTATTCAGAAATTCATCCCTGTACTATAGATATAGATGAACTAAAAAGTTTATCTCCTAAGGCTATAATTTTGTCCGGTGGCCCGGCAAGTGTCTGTGAACTTGATGCTCCAAAGATTGATCCGGAAGTGTTTGAGTGGGGACTTCCTATCCTTGGTATATGCTATGGGATGCAGCTTATTGCTCATATGTTTAAGGGTGAGGTAACTCCTGCAAAGGATAGGGAATACGGTCGTTCCGAACTGGAGATAATCTCAGATTCTCCTCTGTGGGAGGGGGTTGAGGTTAAAGATAAACTAACCGTGTGGATGTCCCATGGTGATACGGTTCTGAGTCCTCCTCCAGGCTTCGAAATTTTGGCTAAGACAGAAAGCATCGATGTGGCAGCCATAGGTAATGCTCAGAAAAATATATATGCTCTCCAATTTCATCCGGAGGTGGCTCACACAGAACAAGGGGATAGAATTATTAACAACTTCTTATTTAAGATTGCAGGATTAAAACCTACATGGTCTATGTCCTCTTTTATTGATTCAACAATAAAAAGTCTTCGTGAGCAGATTGGAGATGATCATGTAGTCTGTGCTTTAAGTGGTGGTATCGATTCCACTGTGGTGGCTGTTCTGTTAAATAAGGCTATTGGCAAAAGGCTTCATTGTATTTTTGTTGACAATGGTGTTTTGCGCTTGAATGAAGGCGAGGAAGTTGTAAGCTATTTGCGCGAACATTTTGATTTGAATTTGAAGTATGTTCAAGCTCAGGATCTTTTTCTCGGGCGGCTAAAGGGTGTTGAAGATCCCGAAGAAAAAAGAAAAATTATTGGTTACACTTTTATTGAAGTTTTTGAAAAGGAAGCCAAGGCCATACCCGGAGTTAAATGGCTTGCCCAGGGAACTCTTTATCCTGATGTTATTGAAAGCGTTTCTTTCAGAGGTCCTTCTGCTGTAATTAAAAGCCATCACAATGTTGGTGGACTACCGGAAAAAATGCAGCTAAAACTAGTGGAGCCTCTCCGGGAGCTGTTTAAGGACGAGGTGCGCAAGGTTGCTGTTGAATTGGGTTTGCCCGATTTTATCGTCTGGCGTCATCCTTTCCCGGGCCCTGGTTTGGCCATTCGTATTATTGGCGAAGTGACACCGGAAAAGTTGGATATCTTACGCCAAGCAGATAAGATAGTTCAAAGTGAGTTAAAGGCTTCTGATTGGTATCGTAAGGTCTGGCAGGGTTTTGCCGTGCTTTTGCCTTTAAAGACTGTTGGTGTTATGGGAGATGAAAGAACCTATGAACATGTTATTGCTTTGCGCGTGGTAGATAGCATAGATGCCATGACAGCTGATTGGTCAAGATTGCCTTCTGAGCTACTGGCTCGGATATCCAACAGAATTATCAATGAAGTTAAAGGTGTAAACAGGGTTGTTTATGATATTTCCTCAAAACCTCCCAGCACTATTGAATGGGAATAG
- the tatB gene encoding Sec-independent protein translocase protein TatB, whose product MFGIGSTELLIILVVALIVIGPSKLPEIAKTLGKAMAEFRRVSSDVKRTIEMEVEKEEERRTKEEVKKDFKTIEQEESSESSLKNEETKDDQEEEVLIEGDLDEEESSTKKRASLKEEING is encoded by the coding sequence ATGTTTGGTATTGGTTCAACAGAATTGCTTATTATTTTGGTTGTTGCCTTAATTGTTATTGGGCCTTCCAAACTACCGGAAATAGCAAAGACTTTGGGCAAGGCCATGGCTGAATTCAGGCGTGTAAGTAGTGATGTCAAGAGAACGATTGAAATGGAAGTAGAGAAGGAGGAGGAAAGAAGAACCAAAGAAGAGGTAAAAAAAGATTTCAAGACCATAGAGCAAGAGGAAAGTTCGGAAAGTTCTCTTAAAAATGAAGAGACAAAAGATGACCAGGAAGAGGAAGTTCTAATTGAAGGTGATTTGGATGAGGAAGAAAGCAGTACAAAAAAACGTGCTAGTCTTAAGGAAGAGATAAATGGTTAA
- the tatC gene encoding twin-arginine translocase subunit TatC, protein MTFTEHLEELRQRLIRCIIGAVIGFAVCYPFSERLFELLMEPLLTALPPESTLIFTSLPEAFFTYLKVSFVAGLFLVSPFIFYQLWKFIAPGLYDTEKKYILPIAFFSAFFFVVGALFGYFVVFPFGFQFFMGFATDFIRPMPSVREYLSFSIKLLFAFGVIFELPLFIFFLARLGMVTANGLRKKRKYAILIAFIVSAILTPPDVVTQIFMSGPLIILYELGIWVAHFFGKKKKEEGSSQELAQKEEG, encoded by the coding sequence ATGACTTTTACTGAGCACCTGGAGGAACTACGTCAGAGGCTTATACGTTGTATCATTGGCGCAGTAATCGGTTTTGCAGTCTGCTATCCTTTTTCGGAGAGACTTTTTGAGCTTTTGATGGAGCCTTTGCTTACTGCTCTCCCTCCGGAAAGCACACTGATTTTTACCTCCCTACCCGAAGCTTTCTTTACTTACCTTAAAGTTTCATTTGTGGCCGGACTTTTTTTAGTCAGTCCGTTTATTTTTTATCAACTCTGGAAGTTTATTGCCCCGGGACTCTATGATACTGAAAAAAAATATATCCTTCCAATTGCATTTTTTTCAGCATTTTTCTTTGTAGTGGGGGCCCTATTTGGATATTTTGTAGTTTTTCCTTTTGGATTTCAGTTTTTTATGGGTTTTGCTACCGATTTTATTCGGCCCATGCCCTCAGTTCGCGAATATTTGAGTTTTTCTATCAAGTTATTATTTGCTTTTGGTGTAATTTTTGAGTTGCCTTTGTTTATCTTTTTCCTGGCCCGATTGGGCATGGTTACCGCGAATGGCTTAAGAAAAAAGAGAAAATACGCGATACTCATTGCCTTTATCGTCTCAGCAATTTTGACGCCACCTGATGTGGTTACCCAGATATTTATGTCCGGTCCTCTTATTATCCTTTATGAACTGGGAATTTGGGTGGCTCATTTCTTTGGCAAGAAAAAGAAGGAAGAAGGTAGTTCCCAGGAATTAGCCCAAAAAGAGGAAGGTTAA
- the hisB gene encoding imidazoleglycerol-phosphate dehydratase HisB, producing MRKAKIERDTSETKISVQVNLDGEGQNRIVTGFGFADHMLDLMAFWAGFDLNIKCSGDLHIDAHHSLEDIAICLGQALAEAWGDRKGINRVGCAKVPMDEALAEVIVDISGRPYLVYLGDGLLPPIISGQEKDLWREFFKTLAFNARINMHIIFHYGQNGHHLVESAFKALGLALKEGLSLGRKQVLSTKGSLD from the coding sequence ATGCGCAAAGCAAAAATAGAAAGGGATACATCAGAAACCAAGATATCCGTCCAGGTTAACCTGGATGGAGAGGGACAAAATAGGATCGTAACCGGCTTTGGTTTTGCTGACCATATGCTGGATTTAATGGCTTTTTGGGCTGGTTTTGATTTAAATATCAAATGTTCGGGTGACTTGCATATTGATGCTCATCATAGCCTGGAAGATATTGCCATTTGTCTGGGACAGGCACTAGCTGAAGCTTGGGGTGACCGAAAGGGTATAAATCGTGTTGGCTGTGCCAAAGTACCTATGGACGAGGCTTTGGCTGAGGTAATAGTGGATATATCTGGACGCCCCTATCTTGTGTACCTTGGAGATGGCCTTTTGCCACCAATTATATCCGGACAGGAAAAAGATTTGTGGCGGGAGTTTTTTAAGACCCTGGCTTTTAATGCCAGGATCAATATGCATATTATTTTTCATTACGGTCAGAATGGGCATCACCTGGTGGAGTCTGCGTTTAAGGCCTTGGGATTAGCATTAAAAGAGGGTCTGTCTTTGGGTAGGAAACAGGTTCTCAGTACCAAAGGGAGCCTGGATTGA
- the hisA gene encoding 1-(5-phosphoribosyl)-5-[(5-phosphoribosylamino)methylideneamino]imidazole-4-carboxamide isomerase, translated as MIIFPAVDIKDGQCVRLKQGLEHEVTVFSNDPVQMASHWEELGAKWLHLVDLDGAFSGRPKNFRLIEKICQTVNIPVQLGGGIRDLDIAKAYIDAGVTRIIIGTMALEDKELFAKLCALYPGQVGVSLDAENGKLKSKGWVEDTGVTIEQAIPELIRLGSAFIIFTDITRDGMQVGVNQTSLQEVLNLSSVPVIVAGGIATLEDIKKVYPLKERGLEGVITGRAIYSGSLDFKEAIEWLESQG; from the coding sequence ATGATCATTTTTCCGGCGGTAGATATCAAAGATGGTCAGTGCGTACGGTTGAAACAGGGCTTAGAACATGAGGTCACAGTCTTTTCCAATGATCCTGTACAGATGGCCAGCCATTGGGAAGAATTGGGAGCAAAATGGCTTCATTTGGTGGATTTAGATGGGGCCTTTTCCGGACGGCCTAAAAACTTTCGCCTGATTGAAAAAATTTGTCAAACCGTGAACATCCCAGTGCAATTGGGAGGTGGAATTCGGGATTTGGATATCGCCAAAGCCTATATTGATGCCGGTGTGACCCGCATAATTATCGGTACTATGGCTTTAGAAGACAAAGAATTGTTTGCTAAGTTGTGTGCGCTTTATCCTGGTCAAGTTGGCGTCTCCTTGGATGCAGAAAATGGCAAACTTAAATCAAAGGGCTGGGTTGAAGATACCGGCGTGACAATAGAACAGGCTATTCCGGAACTTATCCGGCTTGGAAGCGCGTTCATCATTTTTACTGATATTACTCGTGATGGGATGCAGGTTGGGGTAAATCAGACCTCTTTGCAAGAGGTTTTAAATCTTTCTTCTGTTCCGGTAATCGTAGCAGGTGGTATAGCTACATTAGAAGATATTAAGAAAGTTTACCCCTTAAAAGAGCGAGGGCTGGAAGGAGTAATCACGGGCAGGGCCATTTATTCTGGAAGCCTGGATTTCAAAGAGGCCATTGAGTGGCTGGAAAGCCAAGGATAG
- a CDS encoding LysM peptidoglycan-binding domain-containing protein, translated as MKKIILFSIFTLIWTLSGYTQKPPRLVFEKKISINKKKLIKHKIKKGEWLYKILRNYNVSTQDIPYVIRLINELNPHIKNLSKLKPGQTLLLPLVSPPQKTIITTRQTIPTPESVLKKSYIVKSGDNLVKILRNIAHLPDKLIFNEYINLFKKINPQIKSINSLKVGQKILLPLPPEKKIKGIVRTVKKNKRSTVQSTHKTITEKTIDQANCELFLKKLGFQFISGDSVFFPQSNGTWFKLDLTQTPLVLAPWGEKLLFVTNDFKYWKSRGKEFEFTPLFNSDWQIHDLLLGLKNKFSQHIKVWASNRPFLFQTKNISLEIVADYIVKVDDKLFIMNIFKNDTYKNKNNLAYSLLKSLNIEYIAFFSDQKSKYHTSKARKILVNKIFAPKLNSVGDFLNVFPELKTGKNLYNLKSLISHLEGKKIINRKRITLNLLNYKHKKLYLYIDCYIYTHNGQEYILIEDDNPVIIALIYLNQKRGYILNL; from the coding sequence ATGAAAAAAATAATTTTATTCTCTATATTCACTCTTATTTGGACTTTGAGTGGCTATACTCAAAAGCCACCAAGGCTGGTTTTTGAAAAAAAAATCTCGATAAATAAAAAGAAGTTAATCAAGCATAAAATAAAAAAAGGAGAATGGTTATATAAAATCTTAAGAAATTATAATGTATCAACGCAAGATATACCCTACGTAATTCGCTTAATAAACGAACTTAATCCACATATAAAAAACCTATCTAAACTTAAACCGGGACAGACTCTGCTCCTGCCACTAGTCTCCCCCCCGCAGAAAACAATAATTACCACACGGCAAACAATACCAACCCCTGAATCAGTTCTGAAAAAAAGTTATATTGTAAAATCAGGGGACAATCTCGTCAAAATATTAAGAAACATCGCTCATCTTCCTGATAAACTGATTTTCAACGAATACATTAACCTTTTTAAAAAAATTAACCCTCAAATTAAAAGCATTAATTCACTAAAAGTTGGTCAAAAAATTTTACTTCCTCTGCCGCCGGAAAAAAAAATCAAGGGTATAGTTAGAACTGTTAAAAAGAATAAAAGGTCAACAGTACAAAGTACTCACAAAACTATCACTGAAAAAACAATTGACCAGGCAAATTGTGAGCTTTTCCTGAAAAAACTTGGTTTCCAATTCATCTCGGGAGACTCTGTCTTTTTCCCTCAATCAAATGGAACCTGGTTTAAACTTGATCTTACTCAGACTCCGCTAGTTCTAGCGCCGTGGGGAGAAAAGTTACTATTTGTAACCAACGATTTTAAATACTGGAAGAGTAGAGGTAAAGAGTTTGAATTTACACCATTGTTTAATAGTGACTGGCAAATTCATGATTTACTTTTAGGGCTTAAGAATAAATTTTCCCAACATATAAAAGTCTGGGCATCAAATCGACCATTTCTTTTCCAGACGAAAAATATATCTTTGGAGATTGTTGCAGATTATATAGTTAAGGTTGATGACAAATTGTTTATAATGAATATATTTAAAAATGATACCTATAAAAATAAAAACAACTTGGCATACAGCCTCTTAAAATCTTTAAATATTGAATACATTGCCTTTTTCTCGGACCAAAAAAGCAAATACCATACCTCTAAAGCACGAAAAATCCTAGTAAATAAAATATTTGCTCCTAAACTAAACTCTGTAGGTGATTTTTTAAATGTTTTTCCAGAACTAAAAACAGGTAAAAACCTATACAACTTAAAATCACTTATTTCCCACCTTGAAGGTAAAAAGATTATAAATAGAAAAAGAATAACCTTAAATTTACTTAATTATAAACATAAAAAATTATATTTATATATAGACTGCTACATATACACACACAATGGCCAGGAATATATTTTAATTGAAGATGATAACCCCGTAATTATTGCTCTAATCTATCTAAACCAAAAAAGAGGATATATTTTAAATCTTTAA
- a CDS encoding IscA/HesB family protein: MFELTESAKNQLERYFANQEKSPIRVYLAAGUGGPRLALALDEQKENDNVYEVKGFQFLVDKSLMETAAPIEVDLNESGFIIKSSLKLDPTGGCGSCTSC, from the coding sequence ATGTTTGAACTTACAGAATCTGCAAAGAATCAACTTGAGAGGTACTTTGCCAATCAAGAAAAGTCCCCTATCAGGGTTTATTTGGCTGCTGGCTGAGGAGGACCAAGGCTTGCTCTTGCTCTGGACGAGCAAAAAGAGAATGATAATGTCTATGAAGTCAAAGGCTTTCAGTTTTTAGTTGATAAAAGTCTCATGGAGACAGCTGCACCTATTGAGGTTGATTTGAACGAGTCTGGTTTTATAATCAAGTCAAGCTTGAAGCTTGATCCAACAGGTGGGTGTGGTTCTTGTACCTCTTGTTAG
- a CDS encoding PxxKW family cysteine-rich protein — protein sequence MKCATIKNGEECAFMAESGCSYKDGRCYPVVEKCEGCERIKEYGGEKYCTSYPEPAVKWAHGACNFATHVKATVDKSGQVKINPLKASKRAARGR from the coding sequence ATGAAATGTGCAACTATTAAGAATGGTGAAGAATGTGCCTTCATGGCTGAAAGTGGTTGTTCATACAAAGATGGCCGTTGTTATCCTGTTGTTGAAAAGTGTGAAGGTTGTGAGAGGATTAAGGAGTATGGGGGTGAGAAATACTGCACCAGCTATCCAGAGCCAGCCGTGAAGTGGGCGCACGGTGCTTGTAATTTCGCCACTCATGTTAAAGCCACTGTTGACAAATCAGGTCAAGTCAAAATTAATCCGCTTAAGGCGTCAAAGCGGGCAGCTCGCGGTCGCTAA